In Niallia sp. FSL W8-0635, one genomic interval encodes:
- a CDS encoding GerAB/ArcD/ProY family transporter: protein MQNRLRYISIVYLVLLSVGLFAHVEIIPGILTIVKRDAWISVLLAFIVLPLWVLLLYKIITIVHTDSFIKVVKRYSSSAHYYYFLLPLGIYMYGSAFITAKDIVFWSQLTYMKDYNIFLLASILLILCLICSNLGLFSMGIVSTILCPIVLFLGFFISFANNNKKNYELLLPILEKGIMPVSKGLIYTSLPIIELFVVIFLTSVLKSYSGLNARSHIRSYCRIRAGASFSISLPSI, encoded by the coding sequence ATGCAAAATAGATTACGTTATATTTCCATTGTTTATTTAGTTCTATTATCTGTTGGTCTTTTCGCTCATGTTGAAATAATTCCAGGAATTTTAACAATAGTTAAAAGAGACGCGTGGATTAGTGTCCTACTAGCATTCATTGTTCTGCCACTTTGGGTATTGTTGCTTTATAAAATTATTACTATTGTACATACAGACTCGTTCATTAAAGTGGTAAAACGGTATAGTAGCTCAGCTCACTACTATTATTTTCTATTGCCATTAGGAATATATATGTATGGCAGTGCTTTTATAACAGCTAAAGATATTGTTTTTTGGTCCCAATTAACATATATGAAGGACTATAATATTTTCTTGCTTGCATCCATCTTACTTATCTTATGTTTGATTTGTAGTAATTTAGGATTGTTCTCCATGGGTATCGTAAGCACAATCCTTTGTCCGATTGTCCTTTTTTTAGGTTTTTTTATTTCGTTTGCGAATAATAACAAGAAAAACTATGAACTATTGTTACCTATTTTAGAAAAGGGGATTATGCCTGTTTCAAAGGGGCTTATTTATACTTCGTTGCCAATTATTGAACTGTTTGTTGTTATTTTTCTTACTTCTGTATTAAAAAGTTATAGTGGGCTTAATGCTAGGTCCCACATTAGGAGCTATTGTCGAATTCGGGCCGGAGCTAGCTTCTCAATATCGCTACCCAGCATATGA
- a CDS encoding GerAB/ArcD/ProY family transporter: protein MLGPTLGAIVEFGPELASQYRYPAYEQWRLISIGKYISHTDFFAIYQWLAGGVIRISLFVLLTSLIFTKDEKNGKLLIFLYGILLIALLIPIDQTIFSEVVFRYFRPISFGLLIIQITSLSLFIGKKIKSERS, encoded by the coding sequence ATGCTAGGTCCCACATTAGGAGCTATTGTCGAATTCGGGCCGGAGCTAGCTTCTCAATATCGCTACCCAGCATATGAACAATGGCGATTAATATCTATTGGAAAATATATCTCTCACACTGATTTCTTTGCGATATATCAATGGTTAGCTGGTGGCGTCATTCGGATCAGTTTATTTGTTCTATTAACTAGCCTTATTTTTACGAAGGATGAGAAGAATGGCAAGCTGTTAATTTTCCTATATGGAATATTATTGATTGCTTTGCTTATTCCTATTGATCAAACGATATTCTCAGAGGTTGTTTTCCGCTATTTTCGGCCAATTTCCTTTGGGTTATTAATCATTCAGATAACTTCATTATCACTCTTTATAGGGAAGAAAATTAAATCGGAACGGAGTTGA
- a CDS encoding spore germination protein: MDYPLFTSVALKQLFNHSSDIVVKEDKEDLQIIMVYCVPLTDTSMIKTINIPEVGRTEQNIYQYVQMESFPKKEFNRERIQEEVFSGKLLAIPPGDKVYLYDIKKFPSRQPDESVVEVSAVGPKDGFVEDINTNIGLIRKRLRTSSFVVKEYTIGKRTNTKVGLLYIEDIINNEILMDIKTRLSKVDIDVLTSSTILTEYLEPRKFSLIPTIHYSGRADFIVQALNQGRFAIVVDGSPTALIAPVDLSLLFKSAEDENTSFYYASLQRTLRIIGIFTTILLPGFYTAIITHHVGQLPLPILATISVSRLGLPFSPLIESLLMVIMFELFFEAGSRLPKGIGQTVSVLGGLIIGDAAIRGGITSPSMLVVIGITALTSFTLVNRSLAGNLFYFRVFVLLISYFFGVYGFFLSFIFIIVYIARLESFGVPMFSNITTPYGKDILFTFLRIPNNLLKKRNAGLSIKDGKRKGD; this comes from the coding sequence GTGGATTATCCTCTCTTTACATCAGTAGCGCTAAAACAACTATTTAATCATTCCTCTGATATTGTAGTGAAAGAGGATAAGGAAGATTTGCAAATTATCATGGTCTATTGTGTACCATTGACGGATACCAGCATGATTAAAACCATAAATATACCAGAAGTGGGGAGAACAGAGCAGAATATTTATCAATATGTTCAGATGGAAAGCTTTCCTAAAAAGGAATTTAATCGAGAAAGAATTCAAGAAGAAGTTTTTTCAGGAAAGCTTCTCGCTATTCCTCCAGGTGACAAAGTTTATCTTTATGATATAAAGAAATTTCCAAGTAGACAGCCTGACGAATCTGTGGTTGAGGTATCAGCGGTAGGACCCAAAGATGGATTTGTAGAAGATATAAATACGAATATAGGGTTAATTCGTAAAAGACTTCGTACCTCCTCCTTCGTTGTAAAGGAATATACAATTGGAAAAAGAACGAATACGAAAGTAGGACTCCTTTATATAGAGGATATTATTAACAATGAAATCCTTATGGATATCAAGACAAGACTATCTAAAGTAGACATAGATGTTCTAACAAGCTCGACTATACTAACGGAATATTTGGAACCACGCAAATTTTCATTAATCCCTACCATCCATTATTCCGGTCGAGCAGATTTTATTGTACAAGCTTTAAATCAAGGAAGATTTGCGATAGTAGTGGATGGTTCACCTACAGCATTAATTGCACCCGTTGATTTATCTCTATTATTTAAATCAGCTGAGGACGAAAATACAAGTTTTTATTATGCATCCTTACAAAGAACGTTACGCATAATCGGGATATTCACTACCATTTTACTTCCAGGCTTTTATACAGCCATTATTACCCATCATGTAGGGCAATTACCATTGCCGATTCTTGCAACGATATCGGTGTCTCGATTAGGATTACCTTTTTCCCCGTTAATTGAATCACTATTAATGGTGATTATGTTTGAATTATTTTTCGAAGCAGGGTCCCGGTTACCAAAAGGAATTGGACAAACAGTTTCTGTCCTTGGCGGCTTGATTATCGGTGATGCAGCAATTAGAGGGGGGATAACTTCTCCATCCATGCTTGTCGTTATAGGAATTACGGCATTAACTAGCTTTACTTTAGTAAATCGCTCATTGGCAGGAAATTTATTTTATTTTCGAGTTTTTGTCTTATTAATTAGTTATTTTTTTGGTGTTTACGGTTTCTTCTTAAGCTTTATTTTCATTATCGTATATATAGCAAGGCTAGAATCATTTGGTGTTCCGATGTTCTCGAATATTACCACACCATACGGAAAGGATATTCTATTTACATTTTTACGAATACCCAATAATCTTCTAAAGAAAAGAAATGCTGGTTTGTCCATTAAAGATGGGAAAAGAAAAGGTGACTAA
- a CDS encoding Ger(x)C family spore germination protein, translating to MKKLVVCFVSLFFLTACTDIREIQYQAYAVGLGIDFKDNNYIVTIQFLDFLNVAKSEQGKGDQPSKVWLGNGTGKSIEDAIDQINKGIQLPLNFDQVKVIVFGESLLKSKLKPTLYALDSSYNIRLTGNVYGTAQPLSNVFTAKIPFYYPFNESQISYPNAMQQQSSTVPPLTLQKFMYQFNEKVSTILLPALSVNKEIIKEDKEDYTVPIIEGAHLIKDKEWKGFLNAKDLTGFIRVNNETVRTKLNLEYGNNQMEIELSKPKMKQVVYKDKKKPSIGLKINLDATILSSNNRADSNEMKKQMKKQLIEEIYSSYEKSKEIGGDIYQFENYLYRYHWDVWKSYKEGQFPPLSIDAIHINVRNFKSVPKFNSKYQS from the coding sequence ATGAAAAAACTAGTTGTTTGTTTTGTTTCTCTCTTCTTCCTAACAGCATGTACAGATATAAGAGAAATTCAATATCAAGCATATGCTGTTGGTTTAGGAATTGATTTTAAGGACAATAACTACATCGTAACAATCCAGTTTTTGGATTTTTTAAATGTTGCCAAATCAGAACAGGGAAAGGGTGATCAGCCTAGTAAGGTGTGGTTGGGAAATGGCACAGGCAAATCAATTGAGGATGCTATTGACCAAATAAATAAAGGAATTCAATTACCTTTAAATTTCGATCAAGTGAAAGTAATTGTATTTGGAGAATCTTTGTTGAAAAGCAAATTAAAACCTACCTTATATGCATTAGATTCTAGCTATAATATTAGATTGACAGGAAATGTGTATGGAACAGCTCAACCTCTTTCGAACGTTTTCACAGCAAAGATTCCATTTTATTATCCTTTTAATGAGTCACAAATAAGTTATCCAAATGCCATGCAACAGCAAAGCTCGACTGTTCCACCTTTAACATTACAGAAATTCATGTATCAATTTAATGAAAAGGTTAGTACCATTCTACTACCAGCTTTATCTGTAAATAAAGAAATAATAAAAGAAGACAAAGAAGATTATACGGTTCCAATTATTGAAGGAGCTCATCTTATTAAAGATAAAGAATGGAAGGGCTTTTTAAACGCAAAGGACCTGACTGGATTTATCCGAGTGAACAATGAAACAGTACGGACGAAGTTAAATCTTGAATATGGCAATAATCAAATGGAAATCGAACTGTCTAAACCGAAAATGAAACAAGTGGTTTATAAGGATAAAAAGAAACCATCTATTGGGTTAAAAATTAATTTGGATGCAACTATTTTGAGCTCGAATAATAGGGCAGACTCTAATGAAATGAAAAAGCAAATGAAAAAACAACTTATTGAGGAGATTTATAGCTCTTATGAAAAAAGCAAGGAGATTGGCGGGGATATTTATCAATTTGAGAATTACCTTTATCGATACCACTGGGACGTATGGAAATCCTATAAAG